A window of the Synechococcus sp. LTW-R genome harbors these coding sequences:
- a CDS encoding Nif11-like leader peptide family natural product precursor has translation MAEQLTPLFGFLALIQDNPELRARLNEVCTADEVAAIAGEHGHAFEASTLVGLFERCNEAPVARSGLMDEKLIRVYLQRDALR, from the coding sequence ATGGCTGAGCAACTCACCCCTCTCTTTGGCTTTCTCGCTCTGATCCAGGACAACCCAGAGCTTCGGGCCCGTCTCAATGAGGTCTGCACCGCGGATGAGGTGGCCGCGATTGCTGGGGAGCACGGTCACGCGTTTGAGGCATCCACCCTCGTGGGCCTCTTTGAGCGCTGCAATGAGGCCCCTGTGGCCCGTTCAGGTTTGATGGACGAAAAGCTGATCCGCGTCTATCTGCAACGGGACGCGCTGCGTTAA